Proteins encoded within one genomic window of Bos indicus x Bos taurus breed Angus x Brahman F1 hybrid chromosome 18, Bos_hybrid_MaternalHap_v2.0, whole genome shotgun sequence:
- the LOC113875836 gene encoding insulin growth factor-like family member 1 encodes MTPRRCILAVLAAVCILLLLCSHAAPVSPTGTQLLLCQSQERCGDQFCDPRQDCCCDDAVVPLGRTRKCGNCTFRVCFEQCCPWLVNRPQESFVVKVKGQNCYSAVSSDDRVCGRSKPGGTL; translated from the exons ATGACTCCACGACGCTGCATCCTGG CTGTCTTGGCCGCTGTCTGCatccttttgcttctctgttcACATGCTGCCCCAG TGTCCCCCACAGGCACTCAGCTGTTGCTGTGCCAGTCACAAGAGCGATGCGGGGACCAGTTCTGCGACCCCCGGCAGGACTGTTGCTGTGACGATGCCGTGGTACCCTTGGGCAGGACCCGGAAGTGTGGGAACTGCACCTTTAGGGTCTGCTTCGAGCAGTGCTGCCCGTGGTTGGTCAACAGGCCCCAGGAGTCCTTCGTGGTGAAGGTGAAAGGTCAAAATTGTTACTCGGCTGTATCCTCAGACGATCGGGTTTGTGGCAG GAGCAAACCAGGAGGCACTCTGTGA